The window ctacagagggtagtgggtatggcccagtacatcactggggctaagctgcctgctatccaggacctctacactaggcggtgtcagatgaaggctctaaaaattgtcaaagacaccCGCcgcccagtcatagactgttccctctactaccgcatggcaagcggtaccggacaaaaaggcttctcaacagtttttaccccccaagccataagactcctgaacaggtaatcaaatggctaccaggactatttacattgtgtgcctcccccaacccctcgtttacgctactgctactctctgttcatcatagatgcatagtcactttaatcataTCTACATagacatactacctcaatcagcccgactaaccggtgtctgtatgtagccttactagtgttatagcctcgctactgtatatagcttcaccactgttatttttcactctctttttactgttgttttttatttctttacttacctattgttcataggtataccttttttgcactgttggttagagcctgtaagtaaacatttcactgtaaggtctacacctgttgtattcggtgcacgtgacaaataaactttgacttgatttgatgctccagatactcaactagtcttaagaaggccagttttattgcttctttaattaggacaacagttttcagctgtgctaacataattgcaaaagggttttctaatgatcatgtaAGGGTTTTCGTCGTCTTCTCTggcgaggaggagtagtaggaaggatcgggggaccaatgcgcagcgtggtaagtattcattatatttatttataactcagaacactaaataataaaacaacaaagagaaggaaatgaaaccgaaacagtcctgtacggtgcagacataaaacagtcctgtacggtgcagacataaaacagtcctgtacggtgcagacataaaacagtcctgtacggtgcagacataaaacagtcctgtacggtgcagacataaaacagtcctgtacggtgcagacataaaacagtcctgtacggtgcagacataaaacagtcctgtacggtgcagacataaaacagtcctgtacggtgcagacataaaacagtcctgtacggtgcagacataaaacagtcctgtacggtgcagacataaaacagtcctgtacggtgcagacataaaacagtcctgtacggtgcagacataaaacagtcctgtacggtgcagacataaaacacagaacagaacataatcacccacaactcaaatgTGAACCCagactacctaagtatggttctcagggacaacaattgacagctgcctctgattgagaaccataccaggccaaacacagaaatcccaaattatagaaacaataacatagacaacccacccaactcacgccctgaccatactaaaaacaaagacataacaaaagaaccaaggtcagaacgtgacagatcaattagccttttaaaatgataaacttggattagctaacacaatgtgccattggaatacaggagtgatggttgctgataatgggcctctgtacgcctatgtagatattccattaaagatcagccgtttccagctacaataataatttacaacaataacgatgtctacactgtatgatcaatttgatgttattttaatggacaaaaaatgtgcttttctttcaaaaacaaggacttttctaagtgaccccaaacttttgaacggtggtgaCCAACCAAAGCTAAATGACAATAAATCACGAGGAGAGTGTCCATATTTCCTTTATTTCGATTTATGACATGCCTTTCCAATGTATGGATGGTTTTATCAGTGCTAGGTTTTGAGTTTTATCACAAAGCTTCAGCTTTTTTCCCTAAAGAAAAGAAAATTGACAGGCAGAGAAGAAAGACAACAACCACATTCTCTGTGTTTTATGTTACTTTCACGTCTTTGTTTGAGTGAGACAGTGGAAAACTAGGATATCAAAGTACATTTCACTTCTATCAGCTCTTTCAAAGCAAACAATAAAGAGTTCATTTCTCCTTTGTGTTGGTTCTATATACACTATCCTGGACATGAAAGGATTCCAAAACACATACACCTTTGTCTGTGAAACGCTATGCTTTCTTCTTTCATGTCCAGGAACCGACTCTGAATGTGAAATAATTTGGTTAAAATGAGAAACAGAAAATGTGAGATAAGAATTTCAGGCACTTAAATATTCTTCCAGACTCCTTGGCTTGGCTACACTGTGCTTTCTTCATTTGCAGTACGGTACATGTATTGAAAGAAAAAGTCTCCTAAACCCATTACAAATCCATGAGGCATGAACTCATGGCCTACGCTCTACAGGACAAGACAGTGCAAAATGCTGTACAGTAGCACAACATTCAAATACAACGATTTAAAGGGATTTCAAGTTCCttctcacacacaacaacaatgtACCTATTTGCATTTAGTTTGATGTGACTAGGCCTACTTGTGTGTCTATCTACCTGTTGTAACAGCCTGTTGTAACTACTGTTGTAACAGCCTGTTATAACTACATGTTGTAACTACCTGTTGTAACTACTGTTGTAACAGCCTGTTGTAACTACCTGTTATAACAGCCTGTTATAACTACATGTTGTAACCACCTGTTGTAACTACCTGTTATAACAGCCTGTTATAACTACATGTTGTAACTACCTGTTGTAACAGCCTGTTGTAACTACCTGTTGTAACAGCCTGTTGTAACTACCTGTTGTAACAGCCtgttgtaactacatgttgtaaCAGCCTGTTGTAACTACCTGTTGTAACTACCTGTTATAACAGCCtgttgtaactacatgttgtaaCTACCTGTTATAACAGCCTGTTATAACTACATGTTGTAACTACCTGTTGTAACTACTGTTGTAACAGCCTGTTGTAACTACCTGTTATAACAGCCTGTTATAACTACATGTTGTAACTACCTGTTGTAACTACCTGTTATAACAGCCTGTTATAACTACATGTTGTAACTACCTGTTGTAACAGCCTGTTGTAACTACCTGTTGTAACAGCCTGTTGTAACTACCTGTTGTAACAGCCtgttgtaactacatgttgtaaCAGCCTGTTGTAACTACCTGTTGTAACAGCCtgttgtaactacatgttgtaaCTACCTGTTGTAACTACCTGTTGTAACTACCTGTTGTAACAGCCTGTTGTAACTACCTGTTGTAACAGCCtgttgtaactacatgttgtaaCAGCCTGTTGTAACTACCTGTTGTAACAGCCtgttgtaactacatgttgtaactacctgttgtaactacatgttgtaaCTACCTGTTGTAACAGCCTGTTGTAACTACCTGTTGTAACAGCCtgttgtaactacatgttgtaaCTACCTGTTGTAACAGCCtgttgtaactacatgttgtaaCAGCCTGTTGTAACTACCTGTTGTAACAGCCtgttgtaactacatgttgtaaCTACCTGTTGTAACTACCTGTTGTAACTACCTGTTGTAACAGCCTGTTGTAACTACCTGTTGTAACAGCCTGTTGTAACTACCtgttgtaactacatgttgtaactacctgttgtaactacatgttgtaaCTACCTGTTGTAACTACCTGTGCTCATCGTATCATAAAATCCTCCCAAATGAACTGACCACCTTGCAGctctgggggaaaaaaactcaACTTTGTAAACATTCCTtttcaaaatacacattttttttatccacatTGAATATGGAAAGAATCTTTTACTTTTCTCAATCTCTCACTTTCCTGCACATATCGCTCCTTCCCTCACTTATctcttctctctttatctctcgcgttcaccctctctctctccctctctgaccagccctctccctcccctctctccatctctctctctctgtgggatgTTTTAGTGAACCCTTGTCACTGTGATGGAAGTGAAATCCATTTGAATGAATGACAGCTGCAATTTGCTCTTCTCACTTTGCTGGGGGTATAACTGTACACACAGTGTTTCCAAAGGCAAGGTAAATGATACATGCATCTATCTGCATTCTGAACGCAGCATGAGGTTGAATAGAAGGGGGATGTATGTGTTGAAATTATTAGTCTTCCCATCGCCAGGTTTGTGACGCTGAGGGTGCGTCGCAATCTGTACCCTATTCCCGACATAGTGCATTACTTCCACCAGGGTCCATAGTGCTTtatgcactatgtaaggaataggttGGCATTTGGGACACCAAACATATCTTCATTTTGGCTGAGAGAGGAAGCTTTGTGTGAGATACATTCCTCTGAATATTAATATGTATTCTATTTCAGGAAGCATAGACTGAGTCATAAAAAATCATAGCAAATGTTTGCTTTTTATAGAAAAACCAAATGCACAGTATTGTTTTGGGGTGTTGTTGTGTTAACATGTAACACAAAAAGCTTGTTCGGACTCAGGACATGAGAACTTGGACACTACTAGTGTACTGGTAAATCACATGACACACATACAAATCACTTGAATCTACCGAGTCTCTTGTGGGTCATTTGATATCTACCCCAAAAAACATTGTGTTACGTTATCTGACCATCACAAATCTACTAAGATGCAATGTATCAAGTTTGTCGTTtcaagacaacaacaacatacagtacagggACTTGACAAAGCGAATGAAGAAATGTGTAGTATTTTTACAGCACATCAGTAGTCTTTCAACAGTGTGATGTCGTGGTCATTTTAACAAATCATTGATTCCATTATTTCACATATGAAAATTTAAGGTAGTTTTCATGATTGATGTTGGGGCCCATTATTTGTTCAAATAAAATTAAACAAAGTATGCAGTTGGATGCACAAACACAGAACACTCTTCAGATTACCTTACAAAAGTTTAGTCCAACAAACCATTTCTCCAGATTTTGCTCTAAAAAAGATTTATCAACCTATCAAAATTTTAACCTGAGATTCAGATTTTTTTAAACGATCTCAGAACAGATCTCAGAACAGATCTCAATGAAGCCATCTGTGTTACACCCATAGTCTATACCTTTCTGTTACTCTGATATGAACTAACTTCCGGTGTCTATATTCTGACATGTACGCTGTGCATTCCAAAATGCTTGACTTTAGATTGATGCCTACAGACAAACGCTAACATTTAAAGCATTTCTCCTCTTTTAAAAATGGGGTTTTCTCAATGTTTACTTTTGTAATTTACACATATTGAGTGTGAAGCTTCAAATACAAGGATCCAGGTTTAATCTATCATGATTTTTTAAAAGTACACCACAGgtaggacaaaataaaaacattttcactACAGAAGACGTTACATCCATCTTGAAATTTGGAACCAGTTGTAAACACTAGAAATATGGGTCCTATCTCCGGGTTTAGGTCGGAACCTCTGCTGTTCATGCATAGAATTAGAACCAATTAGTCATTCTAATTCTAGAACTAATTAGACAATCTAATTCTATGGTATACAGTCAGTTCTCACTATAGGGATGTCACACCGGACTACTGATGTCCTATAGTGTCCAGTAGTGATGATATCATGTTACACCACAGTACTGATGTCCTCCACCTCGTTGGGCTTCACAGGCTTGCTGGGGAGCGACTTGAGGTACTCCAGGTGTCGCCGGGCATCCTCCTGGTTCTGCCGTACGTAATACACCACGTAGGAGATGACCATGGCAAACCAGCCGAACATCGTCACCAGCATGGCGTAGTCCGTGGTCCTCTTGGCCAGGTTACACAGGTCTGTGTCCACCGCCAGGAAATGGCGTCCCTCCTGCTCCTGGAGCTCGGAGCTCCGGCAGAGGACGCGTGCAGCCGCCTCGTGGTTGTGGGCCATGCCGCCCAGTGCCTGCTGCAGTGTGCAGTCACAGTGCCAGGGGTTGTCGTCCACCAGGACACGTGCTTTGAGTCTGGCGAACGCATCCTTGTGCACACTAGTGATGCGGTTGTGTGAGAGGTCGAGGACCTGCAGTGTGGCCTCCACGCCACTGAAGGCGCCCTCCCCCAGCGTCTCCACAGCGTTGTGGGACAGATTGAGCTCCCGCAGCAGCCTTAGGCCCCGGAAGGCTTGGTCGGGGACGGCCATGATCTGGTTGTGGTCGAGGCGGAGCACGGCGGTGTCTGGAGGCAGGTCCGGGGGGATCTCTTTGAGCCGGGACCCGGTGCAGGTGACGTTGAGGCCAAGGAGCAGCACCAGGGGCCCCGGGCCGAGGTGGAGGCCAGGGTCGGGTCGGGCCCGCTGGCAGACACATCCCTTGGGACACATGGAGGCGGAGGGGAAGCACAGGGCCATGAGGACCAGGCTCTGGAGGAGCAGGCACATGGGGATGGAGCGGGACAGCCACATGTCCAGGGGAGTCATACTGGTGGGGACCACCAGCCCTCAGCATCCCGCCAAGAGACAGGGACACCACACCACTGGACCGACCCAAGAAGCAACAGACAGGCCACGGCTCATACCAAACACTCCATACTGGAGACTGATGAGCCTCCACCAACACACACCGTCTGTTCAGGCCTAACAGGGCCTGTCACCAGTTGGACTCATGCTGTAATCACACCTGAAATAAAACAGATAGAAGCATTAAACAATATAAAAACTGCTTAATGAAGTACTGTAAGTTCTTTGAACTACTTTTTTAGTGTGGAACTTTCGGTTTTAGCTGAAGTCAAAAAGACAAAACAGGAGCACCACGGTGTGTAAGTGAAAATAAACCACTCATATTCACATCATCATAATCTCATCATAACCGAGTTCCGTTTGATATAAACGATATTACACAACTTGTTATATTTATGGCATACTAGGCTACATGATAAGGTTAATCTAGGTTAGATGAATCACTGTCCTTAATACCCTAATaaacttttactgcagtgggctaaatcagggtcacacagactgttttgaaacaaaagtatacacctcacacacatggttatgggcttagaaaaagaagacacctgtaccatgtcagagttgaaatgtattacattttgagtttgcatcccaatattacactttatatacactataaatacaaaagtatgtggacaccccttcaaattagtggattaggctattacagccacacccgttgctgacaggagtatacaatcgagcacacagccattggtagtagaatggccttactgaagagctcattgactttcaaccatcataggatgccaccattcAAATAagacaaatttctgccctgctagagctgccccggtcaactgtaagtgttgttattgttaagtggaaacatctaggagcaacaacgacaaCTCAGCCACAAATTGGCAGGCCACAAAAGTTCACAGAACGGgaacgccgagtgctgaagcgcttagtgtgtaaaaatcatctgtcctcggttgcaacactcactaccgagttccaaactgcctctggaagcaacatcagcaacatcagcacaagaactgttcagccggagcttcatgaaatgggtttccatggccgagtagccatacacaagcctaagatcaccatgcgaaATGCCAAGTgcaggctggagtggtgtaaagctcttcgccattggactctggagcagtggaaacgtgttctctggagtgatgaatcacgcttcaccatcaggCAGTCCGATgggcgaatctgggtttggcggatgccaggagaacgctacctgcccaaatgcatctgccaactgtaaagtttggtggaggaggaataatggtctggggctgtttgtcatggttcaggccccttaattccagtgaagggaaatcttaatgcagcagcatacaatgatattctagatgattctgttcttccaactttgaggcaacagtttggggaaggccttttcctgtttcagcatgacaatgcccacttgcacaaagtgagatccatacagaaaaggttggtggagcctcccgggtggcgcagtggttaagggcgctgtattgcagcgccagctgtgccaccagagactctgggttctgtcgtaaccggccgcgaccgggaggtccgtggggtgacgcacaattggcctagcgtcgtccgggttagggagggtttggccggtagggaaatccttgtctcatcacggaccagcgactcctgtggcgggccgggcgcagtgcgcgctatcCAAGGTTgctaggtgcacggtgtttcctccgacacattggagcagctggcttcagggttggatggcgctgtgttaagaagcagtgcggcttggttgggttgtgtatcggcggacgcatgactttcaacctttgtctctcccgagcccgtacgggagttgtagcgatgagacaagatagtagctactaaacaattggacaccacgaaattggggagaaaaaggggtaaaaaaaagaaaaggtaGGTGGAGATcagtatggaagaacttgactggcttgcacagagccatgacctcaaccccatcaaacacctttgggaagaattggaacgcagactgcgagccaggcctaattgcccaacatcagtgccagatctcactaatgctcttgtggctgaatggaagcaagtctatgcagcgatgttccaacatctagtcgaaaggcttcccagaagaggctgttatagcagcaaagtgggggaccatctccatattaatgctcatgaatGAGATGTTTgccgagcaggtgtccacatactgttggtcatcacagaagactgaaatataaaacaaaaccgtttgacatagaaacacaggGTTTTCTGCATTTATTTAAGAATTCATTCATTATGAAATTATAAAAATATTAATACAATTCCACCCATTAGGCCACTAGAGGGTGGTTTAattgcaggaaagggctacaacaACACATCCTTATGAACACACACTCTGTACTGAGACTTGACAATAAGCATGGACCTGTGAATCCTCCTGTCAATCAAACACTAGCCAGCTACAACTATGTTGTTTATTTAGTCAATTAAGAAcagatttttatttacaatgaggaCCTGTCAAACATGTACATTTTATTATCTGTGTAAGAGTGAGAATATAGTAAGTACACAGTAATGGGCAGTTAGATAGGAAAAGCGAAGCAATGTTTATTTATGTTCCCATTCATGACATATGATTGGTATCGTTAGTAAAACAAACACGCACCTACTCTATTGTAAGCTTGTGTACTGTGGATAACAACACCACATtggttccaaatggcaccctattccctatgtagtgcattacttttgactagggtccatagggaatagggtgctatttgggccTCGATCTGATAAATGCTAAGTACAGTGGAATGCAGCAGGCTGGTTTCATCAAACCCCCCTCATTCTCCCTCTGTCACACTGTAATGTCACCTTCTCATAACAGATCTTTGTCTGCAGAACATCACATAGGGAAGAAATTCACTTATAGTACAGGAACTCTACATTAACCAAACTGTACAATACAACCCTATTCAATCATAAAAATGCTATGCAATTATTTTCTGTCCCATAACTTTCCCCATATAGAGATCCTGCCTATCATGTTTATAAACACATGCTAACATgcagtgcttaatttgtaaattgggAGGTCCCGGAACACATAGTGAGCGCAAGAGGGGGGGTTACCCAGGGGGCTCTAAGGTACTGGAACACATTGAGCAATAAAGTGACTAACACAATGTGGCAGCTCAGCAGACAGAGTAAACAGCCATGTAGCCTACTGTCTGTGGTGGTTAAACGGACAGCACTCTCCAAGGTGCTGATTTATTCAAAGCATTTTAGACGTCACTGCAGTATGCCTACATACATGAGTGTAGCTGCGGGGCCTACACAAGTCAGAATCAGTGTATAACAACATTTTAGACGTCACTGCAGTATGCCTACATATATGAGTGTAGCTGCGGGCCTTACACAAGTCAGAATCAGTGTACAGCAACATTTTAGACGTCACTGCAGTATGCCTACATATATGAGTGTAGCTGCGGGGCTTACACAAGTCAGAATCAGTGTACAGCTACATTTTAGACGTCACTGCAGTATGCCTACATATATGAGTGTAGCTGCGGGGCTTACACCAGTCAGAATCAGTGTACAGCAACATTTTAGACATCACTGCAGTATGCCTACATATATGAGTGTAGCTGCGGGGCTTACACAAGTCAGAATCAGTGTACAGCAACATTTTAGACATCACTGCAGTATGCCTACATATATGAGTGTAGCTGCGGGGCTTACACAAGTCAGAATCAGTGTACAGCAACATTTTAGACATCACTGCAGTATGCCTACATATATGAGTGTAGCTGCGGGGCTTACACAAGTCAGAATCAGTGCACAGCAACATTTTAGACGTCACTGCAGTATGCCTACATATATGAGTGTAGCTGCGGGCCTTACACAAGTCAGAATCAGTGTACAGCAACATTTTAGACGTCACTGCAGTATGCCTACATATATGAGTGTAGCTGCGGGCCTTACACAAGTCAGAATCAGTGTACAGCAACATTTTAGACGTCACTGCAGTATGCCTACATATATGAGTGTAGCTGCGGGGCTTACACAAGTCAGAATCAGTGTACAGCAACATTTTAGACGTCACTGCAGAACACCCaccatggggtggcagggtagcctagtggttagatcgttggactagtaactagaagtttgcaagttcaaacccccgagctgacaaagtacaaatctgtcattctgctgctgaactggcagttaacctactgttcctaggctgtcattgaatttgttcttaactgacttgcctggttaaataaagataaagcAAATGTGCACATAGTCAGCTGTGGGGCTCACAAGACCCCAATGTCATTTTCAAGACATCAATGTAGCAGTAAAACAAATATCACAATATCAGAATATAACTTCAAATAAAATGCATTACTGTAGACTCAGCAGAACCCACATATATAGGCCTTCTGCCTATGTGATAATATGAAGCACATGTTCAGATTACCTTCACAGTACCGAACAAGTTTGTAAAGGAAAACAATTTTCCTACCTTAGTTTTCAAAACCTCCCACAATGACTCTCCCCATGTCAAGTTCATTCAACTCCTGACAGTCAATTTCTTGCTCAAAGCCATGAGCGGGCCTGTGGCTGTGACGTTTAGCCTCCTTCTAAGGCTGTTGTGAAGACTCTGGCTGTAGTGTCTATTTTTTTCATTTTGAGGGTTAACTATAACctgggtgtcctctttagcctcgTCTACAAGGCTTGCTGCCACCAAATGCGCCGTGGTTCAGGcatattcaaaaatatatataattctgagggctctttgttattgtttttatgtCAAAGGCAGAGGATGTTTCTGTACATTCCACCCTCTCTTTTGCTAGCTAGTTGAATCCCTCCAGTCATTTCTAGACTCAGGCTCCCTACCTCTTTGCATGTTGTACAGCCTAGCTTTAAATTCTACATGACAAGCCCTTGGTTATACGTTTGTTGTTCTTGAACTGCAAATTGCACCTGCTTCGAGCACTTCGTCGGGGGATGCACTGTCCCCCCCAgctccccgtctccctctcccgctGAGTCACACTCGCTAGTAGGCCTACTAGGTAGTGGAGGTGCTGGTGGTGATGCTGAACTGGCGGGATTAGCAACGCTGCTAGCTCAGGCATCACCATCAGGAACAGTTTGCCCCTCACTCCTCTTCTTCGGCACTGACAGTTCTCTGGCCCGTTCTGGGTTTGATTCACCATCTTTCTCTGGATTTTTAGACTTGAAAAATGTCATCAAACTTGATTGccttttttaatcaatttttttatttgtctTTCCCACGTTTCAAATTCAGTAGGGAGACAACTAGCCTAGGCTATGTGACGTGATTACGTAGGGACCTCTTCACTAGTTGACCACCACTACCCAAACCTGTGTCAAGATCAGTTACTTACTCCACCGGCCTCCCCATAACCTCTATGAGAAGGTCTGGAATCAGTGTGACAGGATAGGATGATGACACAGAAGGATCACCACGCTTTTACATGATGGTCTTTCTGGGGGGCAGGAGAAATAACAAGGCAACTTGATTTAATAGAATGTTTACAGTGCGAACAGTGAAACAATTAATAAATCATGCTGTGAGAGGTACCGGATCTGGGCAAATAGGTGCCGGAATGAACAAAGTCAAATCTGAGAGGTGCCGGATACTGTTCCGGCAGGATccggctcaaattaagcactgctAACATGTGTCTGTCAGATATCCCTGAGGTGTTGATAAAAACACATTAATTACTGAGCTCGAACAGGATAAGATCGTGAAAAATGTATCCACTTAAGGCATATGATCAATTCTGCATCAGATTATGTACAGCTTTCCTATACTGCCCAGCAGCTTGATGGGAGGCGTTGTAGGATGCTCtagaagaaagagagcgagagaaagagaaagagaaagagaaagagaaagagaaagagagagaaaggtttagagagagagagagagagagagagagagagagagagagagggagggagagagagagagagagagagagaggagagagagagagagagagagagagagagagagagagagagagagagagagagagagagagagagagagagagagagagagagagagagagaaatgtttagagagagagagagagagagagagggagggagagagagagagaaagagagtgtgagagagagagcgagagcgagagcgagagaaagagaaagagagagaaaggtttagagagagagagagtgagagaga of the Oncorhynchus kisutch isolate 150728-3 linkage group LG17, Okis_V2, whole genome shotgun sequence genome contains:
- the LOC109907106 gene encoding leucine-rich repeat-containing protein 3B-like; protein product: MTPLDMWLSRSIPMCLLLQSLVLMALCFPSASMCPKGCVCQRARPDPGLHLGPGPLVLLLGLNVTCTGSRLKEIPPDLPPDTAVLRLDHNQIMAVPDQAFRGLRLLRELNLSHNAVETLGEGAFSGVEATLQVLDLSHNRITSVHKDAFARLKARVLVDDNPWHCDCTLQQALGGMAHNHEAAARVLCRSSELQEQEGRHFLAVDTDLCNLAKRTTDYAMLVTMFGWFAMVISYVVYYVRQNQEDARRHLEYLKSLPSKPVKPNEVEDISTVV